The following proteins are encoded in a genomic region of Nicoliella spurrieriana:
- the uvrB gene encoding excinuclease ABC subunit UvrB codes for MAEIKRVTTNHFDLVSKYQPTGDQPKAIQELTDGLKQGDKEQVLLGATGTGKTFTISNVIKNANKPTLVLSHNKTLAGQLYSELKRFFPHNAVEYFVSYYDYYQPEAYVPSSDTYIEKDSSINDEIDQLRHAATSALLERNDVIVVASVSAIFGLGSPKEYFDHTIPLKVGQEIDRNTLLRELVNIQFDRNDIDFQRGRFRVRGDVVEVFPASGSKYAYRIEFFGDEIDRIREVDTLTGEVISDQDKIVIFPATHFLADDQIMDHALDGIQSELKTQLAKLEGEGKLIEAQRLKQRTTYDIEMMREMGYTNGIENYSRFMDGRKPGEPPYTLMDFFPKDFLMVIDESHQTIPQIGGMYNGDKARKERLIEYGFRLPSALDNRPLKMPEFEQHINQVIYMSATPGPYELDHADQVVQQIIRPTGLLDPIVKVRPIMGQMDDLVGEINQRIERNERTFVTTLTKKMAEDLTDYLKDLGIKVRYLHSDIKTLERTKIIHDLRAGKFDVLIGINLLREGIDVPEVSLVAILDADKEGFLRNERSLIQTIGRAARNENGEVIMYADAMTDSMKRAIDETKRRRAIQEQYNHEHGITPHTIKKEISPVISVSGDQVAEENAATNDKVIESDFKKMSKKDKQAMIGRLEDEMQAASKRLDFEHAANLRDTIIELQAKV; via the coding sequence ATGGCAGAAATTAAGCGGGTTACCACTAATCACTTTGACCTGGTTTCAAAATACCAACCGACTGGTGATCAGCCAAAGGCCATCCAGGAGCTAACTGATGGTTTAAAACAGGGCGATAAGGAACAAGTCCTGTTAGGAGCCACCGGGACTGGAAAAACGTTCACCATTTCGAACGTAATTAAAAATGCAAATAAGCCGACATTAGTGCTATCCCATAATAAAACGTTAGCAGGACAACTATACAGTGAGTTAAAGCGGTTCTTTCCGCATAACGCGGTTGAGTACTTCGTTAGTTATTACGATTACTATCAACCAGAAGCCTACGTTCCATCTAGTGATACCTATATTGAAAAGGATTCCTCGATTAACGATGAAATTGACCAACTTCGGCACGCCGCCACCAGTGCACTGTTAGAACGTAACGATGTGATCGTCGTGGCGTCAGTGTCCGCGATCTTTGGACTCGGGAGTCCTAAGGAGTACTTTGACCATACGATTCCATTGAAGGTGGGTCAAGAAATCGATCGCAACACGCTATTACGTGAGTTAGTGAACATTCAATTTGACCGAAATGATATTGATTTTCAGCGGGGCCGGTTTAGAGTTCGTGGCGATGTAGTTGAAGTCTTCCCGGCTTCCGGCAGTAAGTACGCATATCGAATCGAGTTTTTTGGTGATGAGATTGATCGGATTCGTGAAGTGGATACGTTGACCGGTGAAGTGATCAGTGACCAGGATAAAATTGTGATTTTTCCAGCGACACACTTTTTAGCTGATGACCAGATTATGGACCATGCCTTGGATGGAATTCAATCTGAATTAAAAACCCAATTAGCGAAACTGGAAGGGGAAGGGAAGCTAATAGAAGCACAACGACTTAAGCAACGGACCACGTATGATATTGAAATGATGCGTGAGATGGGCTACACCAACGGAATTGAAAATTACTCACGGTTCATGGATGGACGGAAGCCGGGTGAGCCACCTTACACGTTGATGGACTTTTTCCCAAAGGACTTTTTAATGGTCATTGATGAGTCACACCAAACGATTCCACAAATTGGTGGGATGTATAATGGAGATAAAGCTCGTAAGGAACGGTTAATTGAATATGGTTTCCGGTTACCAAGTGCTTTGGACAACCGGCCCCTAAAGATGCCTGAATTTGAGCAGCACATTAATCAGGTGATCTACATGTCAGCAACTCCTGGTCCCTATGAACTAGACCACGCTGATCAAGTGGTTCAACAAATTATTCGACCCACTGGCTTATTAGACCCCATCGTTAAGGTTCGGCCAATTATGGGACAAATGGACGACTTAGTGGGTGAAATTAACCAACGCATTGAGCGCAATGAGCGGACCTTTGTGACCACTTTGACTAAGAAAATGGCGGAGGATTTAACCGACTATCTTAAGGATCTGGGGATTAAGGTTCGCTACCTGCACAGTGATATTAAAACGTTGGAACGTACTAAAATTATTCATGACCTTCGAGCTGGTAAATTTGATGTTTTAATTGGCATTAACCTGTTACGGGAGGGAATTGATGTCCCGGAAGTTTCACTCGTTGCCATTTTAGATGCCGATAAGGAAGGCTTTTTGCGGAATGAACGTTCATTGATTCAAACGATTGGTCGGGCAGCCCGGAACGAAAACGGGGAAGTAATTATGTATGCCGATGCGATGACCGATTCAATGAAGCGGGCAATCGATGAAACAAAACGCCGGCGGGCGATTCAAGAGCAGTATAACCATGAGCATGGGATTACTCCGCATACGATCAAAAAGGAAATTTCACCGGTCATTTCAGTTAGTGGTGATCAGGTTGCGGAAGAAAATGCCGCTACTAATGATAAAGTGATTGAATCTGATTTTAAGAAGATGAGTAAAAAGGATAAGCAGGCGATGATTGGAAGGCTGGAAGATGAAATGCAAGCCGCATCTAAGCGCTTGGACTTTGAACATGCTGCTAATCTTCGTGACACGATTATTGAACTGCAAGCAAAGGTTTAG
- the uvrA gene encoding excinuclease ABC subunit UvrA, producing MLNDKIIIRGAREHNLKDVDVTIPKNKLTVMTGLSGSGKSSLAFDTLYAEGQRRYVESLSSYARQFLGQMDKPDVDSIEGLSPAISIDQKTTSHNPRSTVGTVTEINDYFRLLWARVGTPICPNDGTKITSQSVDQMMGELLKLPDRTRLQILAPVVRDKRGQHKDLLKKIKREGYIRIQVDGQTMDLDDSIELDKNKHHTINVVIDRIIIKDGIKSRLSDSLEAALRLSDGYAIADFMGKRDKMVFSEHYSCPYCGFTVGKLEPRLFSFNSPLGACPECDGLGIKLEVDTDLVIPDRTKTLAQGALAPWNPISSEYYPNMLKQACEHFGIDMNTPFNKLPKKQRDLVLYGSGKKQFHFNFESNFGGSRDLDMPFEGVITNIDRRYHNTNSEFTRKTMREYMTELTCQTCHGYRLNERALCVKVADQNISQVASIDVQKELNYFSTLEFGEQDAVIAKPIIKEIIDRLTFLKNVGLDYLTLSRTAGTLSGGESQRIRLATQIGSNLSGVLYVLDEPSIGLHQRDNNRLIKSLQAMRDLGNTLVVVEHDKDTMEDADYIVDIGPGAGQNGGRIMAAGTPKQVAKNPKSLTGQYLSGKKFIPVPLTRRTGNGKQITVTGAQENNLKDVTVSFPLGEFVVVTGVSGSGKSTLVNTILKRALAQKLNHNSTRPGKYKSIRGYKNIEKIISIDQSPIGRTPRSNPATYTGVFDDIRDLFAETNEAKLRGYKKGRFSFNVKGGRCETCHGDGILKIEMNFLPDVYVPCEVCHGKRYNAETLEVEYKGKNIADVLDMTVSEALQFFKAIPKITRKLRTINEVGLGYVKLGQSATTLSGGEAQRMKLSAELYKKSDGKNFYILDEPTIGLHTDDIGRLLKILHELVDKGNTVLIIEHSLDVIKTADYLIDLGPEGGDGGGQIVATGTPEAVCAVKDSYTGQYLKPVLDTDTRRTQKLKQD from the coding sequence TTGTTGAACGATAAAATCATTATTCGAGGCGCTCGTGAACATAATTTAAAAGATGTTGACGTCACGATTCCTAAAAATAAATTAACTGTTATGACTGGTCTATCGGGCTCTGGAAAAAGTTCGTTGGCCTTTGATACCCTCTATGCTGAGGGGCAGCGACGCTATGTTGAGAGTTTATCATCATACGCTCGCCAATTTTTGGGGCAAATGGATAAACCAGATGTTGATTCAATCGAAGGCCTTAGTCCAGCCATTTCAATTGATCAAAAAACGACTTCCCATAACCCCCGGTCAACCGTCGGGACCGTTACTGAAATTAATGACTACTTTAGATTATTATGGGCCCGGGTCGGGACCCCAATTTGTCCCAATGATGGTACTAAGATTACTAGTCAATCTGTAGATCAAATGATGGGTGAATTGTTGAAGCTCCCTGACCGGACTCGGTTACAAATTTTGGCACCGGTGGTCCGTGATAAAAGGGGCCAACACAAGGATTTACTTAAAAAGATTAAACGGGAGGGGTACATTCGCATCCAAGTTGATGGGCAAACCATGGACCTAGATGATTCGATTGAACTGGATAAGAATAAACACCACACGATTAACGTCGTCATCGACCGAATTATCATTAAGGATGGCATTAAGTCACGGCTATCAGACTCATTAGAAGCCGCACTAAGGCTTAGTGATGGCTATGCAATTGCTGATTTTATGGGAAAACGTGATAAGATGGTCTTTTCAGAACACTATTCATGTCCATACTGTGGCTTTACGGTGGGCAAGCTCGAACCACGGCTCTTTTCATTTAACTCACCATTAGGTGCCTGTCCAGAATGTGATGGGCTGGGAATTAAGCTAGAGGTGGATACTGACCTTGTGATTCCCGACCGTACCAAGACGTTGGCACAGGGAGCACTGGCACCATGGAACCCGATTAGTTCTGAATACTATCCCAACATGTTAAAACAGGCCTGTGAGCATTTTGGGATTGATATGAATACGCCATTTAATAAGTTGCCTAAAAAGCAGCGGGATCTTGTTCTTTATGGTTCCGGAAAAAAGCAATTCCACTTCAACTTTGAAAGTAATTTTGGGGGTTCTCGGGACCTCGACATGCCATTTGAAGGGGTAATTACTAATATCGATCGCCGTTATCATAACACTAATAGTGAATTTACCCGTAAGACAATGCGTGAGTATATGACCGAATTGACCTGTCAAACCTGTCATGGCTATCGACTAAATGAACGAGCCCTTTGTGTTAAGGTGGCCGACCAAAATATTAGTCAGGTTGCTAGCATTGATGTGCAAAAGGAATTGAACTATTTTAGCACCCTTGAATTTGGTGAACAAGACGCAGTGATTGCTAAACCAATCATTAAGGAAATTATTGATCGCCTAACGTTCTTAAAGAACGTGGGGCTGGATTATCTAACGTTATCTAGAACGGCTGGGACCCTTTCCGGTGGTGAATCGCAACGGATTCGGTTAGCTACTCAAATTGGTTCGAACCTTTCAGGAGTCCTCTACGTCTTGGATGAACCTTCGATTGGATTGCACCAGCGGGATAATAACCGGCTGATCAAATCACTTCAAGCGATGCGTGACTTGGGCAACACCCTAGTAGTGGTTGAACATGATAAGGATACAATGGAAGATGCTGATTACATTGTTGATATTGGACCGGGGGCTGGTCAAAACGGGGGTCGCATCATGGCGGCTGGGACACCCAAACAGGTGGCTAAGAACCCGAAGTCGCTGACCGGTCAGTACCTTTCTGGAAAAAAGTTTATTCCAGTTCCATTAACCCGTCGGACTGGCAATGGAAAGCAAATTACCGTGACTGGAGCGCAAGAAAATAACCTAAAGGATGTTACGGTTAGTTTTCCACTGGGTGAATTTGTGGTCGTGACCGGGGTTTCTGGTTCTGGAAAGTCAACGCTAGTTAATACGATTTTAAAACGGGCACTAGCCCAGAAGTTAAATCATAACTCGACCCGGCCCGGGAAGTATAAGTCCATCCGTGGATATAAAAATATTGAAAAGATCATTAGCATTGATCAAAGCCCGATCGGTCGCACCCCACGGAGTAATCCGGCAACCTATACCGGGGTGTTCGATGATATTCGGGACCTCTTCGCTGAAACGAATGAAGCTAAGTTACGGGGGTATAAGAAGGGCCGGTTTAGCTTTAACGTTAAGGGCGGGCGTTGTGAGACCTGTCATGGGGATGGAATCTTAAAAATTGAAATGAACTTTCTACCGGATGTGTACGTGCCATGTGAAGTCTGTCATGGCAAACGGTATAATGCTGAAACGCTAGAAGTCGAATACAAAGGCAAGAACATCGCTGATGTTTTGGACATGACGGTCAGTGAAGCTCTTCAGTTCTTTAAGGCCATTCCAAAGATTACCCGCAAGTTAAGGACCATCAATGAAGTTGGACTAGGGTACGTTAAATTAGGCCAATCTGCTACTACGCTTTCCGGTGGGGAAGCTCAGCGAATGAAGCTTTCTGCTGAGTTGTACAAGAAATCAGATGGCAAGAACTTCTATATTTTAGATGAACCAACGATTGGATTGCATACTGATGACATCGGTCGCTTATTAAAAATTCTGCATGAATTAGTGGATAAGGGCAATACGGTGTTGATCATTGAACATAGCCTAGATGTAATTAAGACTGCTGATTACCTAATTGACTTAGGGCCAGAAGGTGGTGACGGTGGTGGCCAAATCGTTGCGACCGGAACCCCTGAAGCAGTCTGTGCGGTTAAGGATAGTTACACCGGTCAATACCTGAAGCCGGTCTTAGATACCGATACGCGACGGACCCAAAAGTTAAAGCAAGACTAA
- a CDS encoding helix-turn-helix transcriptional regulator, translating to MKIGHKLKQARNNANLTQSDVANQMHVSRKTVSGWENDRSIPDIYKINELSALYDINLNDILDNQKRKENKRSKLNYALMAWYFNLVIMGLNLFNLFTGLLRFVFFLEIISIILFFSIYVYHSNNKITIKNTLPFSFIFLFVITALFFALQIEKISRMGFEIAAFTYVGALFRAIVLDYGVLIIFTFKKLK from the coding sequence ATGAAAATAGGCCACAAGTTAAAACAAGCAAGAAATAATGCTAACTTAACGCAAAGTGACGTTGCTAATCAGATGCATGTATCCCGCAAAACAGTATCTGGATGGGAAAATGATCGCAGTATTCCTGATATCTACAAAATTAATGAACTTTCAGCACTATATGATATTAACCTAAACGATATTTTAGATAATCAAAAACGGAAGGAAAATAAAAGGAGTAAGCTAAATTATGCTTTAATGGCCTGGTATTTTAATTTAGTGATCATGGGCCTTAATTTGTTTAATCTATTTACTGGCCTTTTAAGGTTTGTGTTCTTTTTAGAAATCATTTCCATCATTTTATTTTTTTCCATATATGTTTATCATTCGAATAATAAAATCACAATCAAAAATACACTTCCATTTTCATTTATATTCTTATTTGTGATAACCGCACTCTTTTTTGCTTTACAAATAGAAAAGATATCTCGAATGGGATTTGAAATCGCCGCTTTTACTTACGTTGGAGCCCTGTTTAGAGCGATTGTTCTTGATTATGGGGTTTTGATTATATTCACATTTAAAAAACTCAAATGA
- a CDS encoding NAD(P)H-dependent glycerol-3-phosphate dehydrogenase, whose translation MTEKIAVLGAGSWGSMLANILATNGHDVRLWSYKTAQVDELNTDHTNSKYLKDFTFSDSLVAYSDMRAALADVDDVLFVVPAQVTRSVAKKVNPLLAQLGIKPNLIHASKGIEEKTYQRMSEVLADEIDPANRHSISVISGPSQAEDVARGDITLVTAASENIQDAEHIQSLFMNPTFRVYTNDDVIGVEIGAALKNIIALGAGALVGLGYGDNAKASLITRGLAEISRLGTSFGANPLTFIGLSGVGDLIVTATSSDSRNWRAGNQLGHGKSLQAVVDNMGMVIEGVATTRAAYELAKQRGVEMPITSAIYHVLYDNADIKESIAQLMQREGRSELA comes from the coding sequence ATGACAGAAAAGATTGCAGTATTAGGGGCTGGCTCTTGGGGGAGCATGTTAGCCAATATTTTAGCTACAAATGGCCACGACGTTAGACTATGGTCCTATAAAACAGCTCAAGTAGATGAGCTAAATACGGACCACACGAATTCAAAATACTTAAAAGATTTTACATTCTCAGACTCATTAGTTGCTTATTCAGATATGCGGGCTGCTTTAGCGGACGTCGATGATGTATTATTCGTAGTCCCAGCCCAAGTGACCCGCTCGGTAGCTAAAAAGGTAAATCCATTACTAGCGCAATTGGGGATTAAACCCAACTTAATTCACGCCAGCAAGGGAATTGAAGAGAAAACATATCAGCGGATGTCGGAAGTGCTAGCCGATGAGATCGACCCAGCAAACCGTCATTCGATTTCCGTAATTTCAGGCCCCAGTCAGGCTGAGGATGTTGCTCGGGGGGACATCACGTTAGTGACCGCTGCCAGCGAAAACATTCAAGATGCTGAACACATTCAATCACTATTTATGAACCCCACCTTTCGGGTCTACACCAATGACGACGTGATTGGAGTCGAAATTGGGGCCGCCCTTAAAAACATCATTGCATTGGGTGCCGGAGCATTAGTGGGGCTCGGCTACGGTGATAATGCGAAAGCATCCTTGATTACCAGAGGATTAGCCGAAATTTCACGGTTAGGAACTTCATTTGGTGCCAATCCGTTAACGTTTATCGGATTATCCGGAGTTGGTGATTTAATCGTAACTGCCACTAGTTCCGATTCTAGAAACTGGCGGGCTGGAAACCAACTCGGCCATGGTAAATCACTACAAGCAGTTGTTGATAACATGGGAATGGTCATTGAGGGAGTTGCTACGACCAGGGCGGCTTATGAATTAGCTAAGCAGCGTGGGGTTGAGATGCCAATTACCTCTGCGATTTACCATGTATTGTATGATAATGCTGATATCAAAGAATCGATTGCTCAATTAATGCAACGTGAGGGTCGTTCGGAATTAGCTTAA
- a CDS encoding gluconeogenesis factor YvcK family protein, whose protein sequence is MMSQIRSHQPRIVVIGGGTGVPVILRALKGKDVDITAIVTVADDGGSSGILRNYINVVPPGDIRNVMVALSDADPEFLDLFQYRFKGSDKFLAGHAIGNLLITALSEMKGNIFQAVQDLARILRVQGHIYPASDDLITLHAEFTDGTQLAGESEITNADKMIERVWVNRDDQKGAPKAAQPVVDAILNADQIVLGPGSLFTSILPNLMIPEVHDAILHTSAEIVYICNIMTQNGETNGLTDSGHVAVLNRHFGQNIIDVVMVNNKRVPDNYIRRNADETSHQVAHDQAGLVNQRCRVIASDFLKLHDHGAYHNGDAVANELIKLIETK, encoded by the coding sequence ATAATGTCACAAATTAGGTCGCATCAACCCCGGATCGTTGTAATTGGTGGCGGAACTGGTGTGCCGGTCATCTTAAGGGCGTTAAAGGGTAAGGATGTTGATATCACTGCGATCGTTACGGTTGCTGATGATGGTGGGTCATCCGGCATTCTCAGAAATTACATTAATGTGGTACCACCTGGTGATATCCGAAATGTGATGGTCGCACTATCGGATGCTGACCCAGAATTTTTGGATCTATTTCAATACCGGTTTAAGGGTAGCGATAAGTTTTTAGCTGGCCACGCGATTGGGAACCTATTGATCACGGCCCTCTCTGAAATGAAGGGAAACATCTTTCAAGCGGTTCAGGATCTGGCCAGAATCTTACGGGTTCAGGGGCATATTTATCCAGCGAGTGATGATTTAATTACGCTGCACGCTGAATTTACTGATGGAACGCAGCTAGCGGGTGAATCAGAAATTACCAATGCTGATAAAATGATTGAACGGGTCTGGGTGAATCGTGATGATCAAAAGGGGGCCCCTAAGGCTGCCCAACCAGTAGTCGACGCAATTTTAAATGCAGATCAAATTGTTTTAGGCCCCGGAAGTTTATTCACCAGCATCCTACCCAATTTAATGATTCCGGAAGTCCATGATGCAATCCTACACACCAGTGCTGAAATTGTTTATATTTGTAATATTATGACCCAAAATGGCGAAACGAATGGTCTGACCGATTCAGGGCACGTTGCTGTTTTAAACCGTCATTTTGGCCAAAATATTATTGACGTGGTAATGGTCAATAATAAACGGGTTCCTGATAACTATATCCGAAGGAATGCTGATGAAACCTCCCATCAAGTTGCTCATGATCAAGCTGGATTAGTTAATCAGCGCTGTCGAGTCATTGCATCTGATTTTTTGAAATTGCATGACCATGGTGCTTACCATAACGGAGATGCTGTGGCGAATGAGCTCATTAAATTAATCGAAACTAAGTAA
- the galU gene encoding UTP--glucose-1-phosphate uridylyltransferase GalU produces MKKIRKAIIPAAGLGTRFLPETKAVPKEMLPVVDTPTIQLIVEEAKASGITDILIIIGRNKRNIEDHFDSNPELEANLARKHKDKMLKAVQETNGMNIYFIRQNHPDGLGDAVSTAKSFVGDEPFVIMLGDDIAKADEPLTKQLINCYEATGESTLAVMRVPHEDTAKYGVIAPTKEIKPGLYDVDSFVEKPDPKDAPSDLAIIGRYLLTPNIFDILADTKPGKGGEIQLTDAIDTLNKTHKVYAHELVGSRYDTGNKFGWLKTNIEYGLEHPEVKADLREYIKQLGQKLTEEDQK; encoded by the coding sequence ATGAAAAAAATTAGAAAAGCAATTATCCCCGCTGCTGGATTAGGAACGAGATTTTTACCAGAAACCAAGGCGGTCCCAAAGGAAATGTTACCAGTTGTTGATACCCCAACCATTCAATTGATCGTAGAAGAAGCAAAGGCTTCTGGAATTACCGATATTTTAATTATCATCGGCCGGAATAAGCGCAACATCGAAGATCACTTTGATTCCAATCCAGAATTGGAAGCTAACTTGGCCCGGAAGCATAAGGATAAGATGCTAAAGGCGGTTCAAGAAACGAATGGAATGAATATCTACTTTATTCGCCAAAACCATCCGGATGGATTGGGCGATGCTGTTTCAACGGCTAAGAGTTTTGTTGGCGATGAACCATTTGTGATTATGCTAGGTGATGATATTGCAAAGGCTGATGAACCACTAACGAAGCAATTGATCAATTGTTATGAAGCCACTGGTGAATCCACCCTAGCTGTAATGCGGGTGCCCCATGAAGACACTGCGAAGTACGGAGTAATTGCACCAACGAAGGAAATTAAGCCCGGCCTATATGATGTGGATAGCTTTGTTGAAAAGCCAGATCCAAAGGATGCCCCTAGTGACCTTGCCATCATTGGTCGGTACCTATTAACCCCGAATATCTTTGATATCCTAGCTGATACCAAGCCTGGTAAGGGTGGCGAAATTCAATTAACGGATGCCATTGATACCTTAAACAAAACCCATAAGGTTTATGCACATGAGTTAGTGGGTTCCAGATACGATACTGGAAATAAATTCGGTTGGCTAAAGACCAACATTGAATATGGCTTAGAACACCCTGAAGTGAAGGCCGATTTGCGCGAGTACATTAAGCAATTAGGTCAAAAACTAACTGAAGAAGATCAAAAATAA
- the trxB gene encoding thioredoxin-disulfide reductase, giving the protein MESYDVIVIGAGPSGMTSALYASRANLSVLMIDRGIYGGQMNNTAEIENYPGFKSILGPDLAKNMYEGSINFGAKYGYGTVESIEDNGATKVVHTDNGDYEAKAVIIGTGSQYKKLGAPGEDEYGGRGVSYCAVCDGAFFKNKEVVVVGGGDSAIQEALYLAQLVSKVTIVHRRDQLRAQKVLQDQAFANDKINFVWNTNVTEITGDGAKVTGVKTVNNQTNATGEIPASGVFIYVGNLPITDAFTDLKITDDKGWIKTNDRMETSMPGVFAIGDVRAKELRQVVTAVGDGGIAGQNAFHYIQNM; this is encoded by the coding sequence ATGGAAAGTTATGATGTGATTGTAATTGGCGCCGGGCCTAGTGGGATGACTAGTGCTTTGTACGCTTCCAGGGCTAACTTATCAGTCTTGATGATTGATCGGGGAATTTACGGTGGGCAGATGAATAATACTGCGGAAATCGAAAACTACCCAGGATTCAAATCTATTTTAGGTCCAGATTTAGCCAAAAATATGTACGAAGGTTCAATTAACTTTGGTGCCAAGTATGGGTACGGAACCGTTGAATCCATTGAAGATAACGGTGCAACCAAGGTCGTTCATACTGATAACGGTGATTACGAAGCTAAGGCGGTCATCATTGGAACTGGTTCTCAGTATAAGAAATTGGGTGCACCGGGTGAAGATGAATACGGTGGCCGTGGGGTTTCCTATTGTGCCGTCTGTGATGGAGCCTTCTTTAAAAACAAGGAGGTCGTCGTTGTAGGTGGTGGTGATTCCGCAATTCAAGAGGCCCTTTATTTAGCCCAGTTAGTGTCAAAGGTAACCATTGTCCATCGTCGTGACCAACTGCGTGCACAAAAGGTGTTGCAAGACCAAGCGTTCGCAAATGATAAAATTAACTTTGTTTGGAACACCAATGTGACTGAAATTACCGGTGATGGCGCAAAGGTAACGGGGGTTAAAACCGTCAATAACCAAACTAATGCTACCGGCGAAATTCCTGCTAGTGGGGTCTTTATTTACGTTGGGAACCTACCGATTACCGATGCATTTACCGATTTGAAGATTACCGATGATAAGGGCTGGATCAAGACAAATGATCGTATGGAAACTTCAATGCCCGGTGTATTTGCCATTGGTGATGTAAGAGCAAAAGAGCTAAGACAGGTCGTTACTGCCGTTGGCGACGGTGGGATTGCTGGTCAAAATGCATTTCATTATATTCAAAATATGTAA
- the whiA gene encoding DNA-binding protein WhiA, giving the protein MSYASQVKKELTTLEVHQENAKSELMALIRMNGSLTIVNHDLILNVQTENPAIARRIYRLLLEFYDVESNLIVRKRMKLKKNNVYVVRITTNTKNILDDLGILHEFELVETVPDELLASDSQVRSYLRGAFLAGGSVNNPETSRYHLEIYSLYEDHNEMITQMMNRYHLEAKTTGRRSGFITYLKGAEKIADFLQLIGATNSMLHFEDIRIVRDMRNSVNRLVNCENANMNKVANAATRQIASINFIADTVGLDQLPDKLREVAEIRLANKEVTLKELGELIPGGPISKSGINHRLKKINDFAEKLRVQTEERIAMVENK; this is encoded by the coding sequence ATGTCCTATGCTAGTCAGGTCAAGAAGGAGTTAACGACGCTTGAGGTCCATCAAGAAAACGCTAAATCTGAATTGATGGCATTGATTAGAATGAACGGGTCGCTTACGATCGTTAACCATGATTTGATTTTAAACGTTCAAACCGAAAACCCGGCAATTGCTAGACGGATCTATCGTTTATTACTTGAATTTTACGATGTCGAAAGTAATTTAATCGTTCGAAAACGAATGAAGTTAAAAAAGAATAACGTGTATGTAGTCCGTATTACTACTAATACCAAGAATATTTTGGATGATTTAGGAATTTTACATGAATTTGAATTAGTAGAGACCGTCCCTGATGAATTACTTGCAAGTGATTCACAGGTGCGCTCCTACTTACGTGGTGCATTCTTGGCCGGAGGGTCCGTTAATAATCCGGAGACCTCACGGTATCATTTGGAAATCTATTCTTTATACGAAGATCATAACGAAATGATTACACAGATGATGAATCGTTACCATCTAGAAGCTAAGACTACGGGGCGTAGAAGTGGCTTTATCACCTATTTGAAAGGGGCCGAAAAGATTGCAGATTTCCTGCAATTGATTGGGGCCACCAATTCAATGCTACACTTTGAGGATATTCGAATTGTTCGTGACATGCGAAATTCAGTCAACCGGTTGGTCAACTGTGAAAATGCGAACATGAATAAGGTTGCTAACGCTGCGACCCGTCAAATTGCTAGTATTAACTTCATTGCTGATACGGTGGGGTTGGATCAACTTCCTGATAAACTACGTGAAGTTGCCGAAATTCGACTAGCAAATAAGGAAGTGACCCTAAAGGAACTGGGTGAACTAATTCCAGGGGGGCCGATTTCTAAATCTGGGATTAACCACCGGTTGAAAAAAATTAATGATTTTGCTGAAAAGCTACGGGTCCAAACTGAAGAGCGGATTGCAATGGTTGAAAATAAGTAA